The following proteins are co-located in the Echinicola sp. 20G genome:
- a CDS encoding DsrE family protein, whose product MRNSIIYITTMFLLLFGTIQLHAQEINPEKNNYLVLSKNIQQLKPVLLTANALAKEDRRKYGEFYVIICGKTVNEIADNSDFNELLEKAKAQNVKVIVCGISLSKFNINPESLPGNLEITPNGILYGFQLLKKGFITLTI is encoded by the coding sequence ATGAGAAATTCAATCATATATATAACAACAATGTTCCTTTTATTATTTGGAACAATCCAATTACATGCCCAAGAGATTAATCCAGAAAAGAATAATTATCTAGTGCTTTCAAAAAACATACAACAACTTAAACCTGTTCTGCTTACTGCAAATGCATTAGCAAAAGAAGACAGGAGAAAGTACGGAGAGTTTTATGTAATCATTTGTGGTAAAACAGTTAATGAGATAGCAGATAATTCGGATTTTAATGAATTGTTGGAAAAAGCAAAAGCTCAAAATGTAAAAGTTATTGTTTGTGGAATTTCACTTTCTAAATTCAACATAAATCCAGAATCCTTGCCAGGTAATCTTGAAATAACACCCAATGGTATTTTATACGGTTTTCAACTTCTTAAGAAAGGGTTTATCACTCTTACAATCTAA
- a CDS encoding IS1595 family transposase: MNIINFINRFPDESSCIEFIRHKRSQAGIICKRCKGTKHYWLANKKSFQCSCCSFRTSIKSGTVMENSNLPIRTWLLAMTFITATKKGFSALELQRQLGMKRYEPVFRMYHKLRKVMGKRDDLYSLEDMVEYDEAFVGKATKTSNKLKRGRGSQKRSIVAVMAESTVLEDLETGKSDKSCRYFKMKKIKNLEAKTAQNLIKEFIDPNSVLQTDMSTTFSDLGDCIDVHVKEISGTEKGHFNLKWVHIAISNLKKHLQTYHMISERMMQNYLDEFCYKLNRRYFGQKLFDRLIIAAIYPYWYHCG, translated from the coding sequence ATGAACATAATCAACTTCATCAATCGGTTTCCTGACGAATCTTCCTGTATCGAGTTTATCAGGCATAAAAGGTCCCAAGCTGGTATCATCTGCAAAAGATGCAAAGGTACCAAGCATTATTGGTTGGCAAACAAGAAGTCCTTTCAATGTTCGTGCTGCAGCTTCCGAACAAGTATCAAAAGCGGTACGGTTATGGAAAACAGCAACCTTCCGATCCGGACCTGGTTGTTGGCCATGACCTTCATCACAGCCACCAAGAAGGGCTTCAGTGCTTTGGAACTGCAAAGACAGCTGGGCATGAAGCGTTACGAACCCGTCTTCAGGATGTACCATAAACTCCGTAAAGTAATGGGGAAACGCGATGATCTGTACAGTCTTGAGGACATGGTGGAGTATGACGAGGCCTTCGTGGGCAAAGCCACCAAAACCTCCAACAAACTTAAACGAGGCAGGGGCAGCCAAAAACGGTCGATTGTGGCGGTAATGGCCGAATCAACGGTTTTGGAAGACCTTGAAACGGGCAAGTCCGACAAAAGCTGTAGGTATTTTAAGATGAAGAAGATAAAGAACCTGGAGGCGAAAACAGCCCAGAATTTGATCAAGGAATTTATTGATCCAAACTCCGTGCTTCAAACAGATATGAGCACCACCTTCTCAGACCTGGGTGATTGTATAGATGTGCATGTCAAGGAGATATCGGGAACCGAAAAGGGGCACTTCAACCTCAAATGGGTACACATTGCTATCAGCAACTTAAAGAAACACCTGCAGACATACCATATGATAAGCGAAAGAATGATGCAAAACTATCTTGATGAGTTCTGTTATAAACTCAACAGAAGATATTTCGGTCAAAAACTATTTGACAGGCTCATCATTGCTGCTATTTATCCTTACTGGTATCATTGCGGATAA
- a CDS encoding toll/interleukin-1 receptor domain-containing protein, with the protein MAKIPIEIFNLSEDFQSAIENSVKRANELQDDLEYSIIDQNNQRDFNIMFPDEIDARLLFKTMDQRRREIGGFHPYVLLITDNPVYDEYYNIFGSSEPEKGLGIFTTNGVADTIIPENKMDAYFIYYLARYSLNFLNPSHKNHQGTRECVYDVKTSKLDIKKSMKGNAFCEECKKNLLTGDSKITIPILNSINKLLEETGVILNDVKIPKIGLKENNIFISYSHKDEIWKNRLKIHLKPLEEIGNIRVWSDDKLKPGDKWFETVKQSMAESKIGILLISPDFLASDFINHVEIPKLLENVEKEGGLIIPIIIRHSLFPRIKKLSKFQATNSPSNPIAGLNESEQDEIFAKISESIWDLMEAK; encoded by the coding sequence ATGGCAAAAATTCCAATTGAAATTTTTAATCTCTCAGAAGACTTTCAAAGTGCTATAGAAAATTCTGTAAAAAGGGCAAATGAGCTCCAAGATGATTTAGAATATAGTATTATTGATCAGAACAACCAAAGAGATTTTAACATCATGTTTCCCGATGAAATTGATGCTCGACTGTTGTTTAAAACAATGGATCAGAGACGTCGGGAAATTGGCGGTTTTCATCCCTATGTTCTATTAATTACGGACAATCCAGTCTACGATGAATATTATAATATCTTCGGAAGTAGTGAACCTGAAAAAGGACTCGGGATATTTACTACCAACGGGGTTGCAGACACTATTATTCCTGAGAATAAAATGGATGCATATTTCATTTATTATTTGGCTAGATATAGTTTAAACTTCTTAAATCCGTCACATAAGAACCATCAAGGCACAAGGGAATGTGTTTACGATGTAAAAACTTCCAAATTGGATATAAAAAAAAGTATGAAGGGCAACGCTTTCTGCGAAGAATGTAAAAAAAATCTCTTAACCGGGGACTCGAAAATTACAATTCCCATATTAAATTCAATAAATAAACTATTAGAAGAAACAGGCGTAATTTTAAATGATGTTAAAATCCCAAAAATAGGCCTAAAAGAAAATAACATCTTCATTAGCTATTCTCACAAAGATGAGATTTGGAAAAATAGACTGAAAATTCATCTTAAACCTCTAGAGGAAATTGGGAACATTCGGGTCTGGTCGGACGACAAACTTAAACCTGGAGATAAATGGTTTGAGACTGTTAAGCAATCAATGGCAGAATCTAAAATTGGCATTCTACTCATAAGCCCTGATTTTTTGGCATCTGATTTTATTAACCATGTTGAAATACCAAAGCTTTTGGAAAACGTAGAAAAGGAAGGTGGTTTGATAATACCTATTATCATAAGACATTCTTTATTTCCTCGAATCAAAAAACTATCTAAATTTCAAGCTACGAATTCCCCTTCTAATCCTATTGCAGGTCTTAATGAATCAGAGCAGGACGAAATATTTGCTAAAATTTCTGAAAGCATATGGGATCTCATGGAAGCAAAATAA
- a CDS encoding DoxX family protein, translating to MEFQEKTLEVSYRSVVILRIMISLIFIVASSIHFFNTEKTVSRIENASIGFIGHILGTPETAVILSGVVMLIAGVSLLIGFKTRIAAIMLIAVLIPITLTIQVGQMTTLGPHFKNVAILGGLLFFSINSNLKTQKQ from the coding sequence ATGGAATTTCAAGAAAAAACACTTGAAGTTAGCTACAGGTCTGTAGTTATTCTTCGCATTATGATAAGCCTGATTTTTATAGTGGCGAGCTCAATTCATTTTTTTAATACCGAAAAAACCGTGAGCAGGATAGAAAATGCCTCTATTGGTTTTATAGGGCATATTCTTGGCACACCCGAAACAGCTGTGATTCTATCAGGTGTTGTCATGTTAATAGCGGGTGTTTCGTTACTTATAGGCTTTAAAACCCGAATTGCAGCAATAATGTTAATTGCAGTTCTAATTCCTATTACGCTAACCATACAAGTTGGACAAATGACAACTTTAGGTCCGCATTTTAAGAATGTAGCCATACTTGGCGGACTTCTTTTTTTTAGTATTAATTCAAATCTAAAAACTCAAAAACAATGA
- a CDS encoding TQO small subunit DoxD: MKNVSLKNDAGLLALALRLVVGWTYFSAFWRRTVLADKLDPEVAGYIGEKFNAFLPNALGIKPIIQYLVENLDALWINMVIFTVVEGIVGLFIMFGLFTRIMSIGVFGLAMGILLGSGWIGTTCLDEWQIGILGIATGFVLFLTGSGKYSLDNYLIKNNFAITKKKWFAWLGSGILPIKERVFPKVVLIGSLFILGVTLMTNQVFHSGVWGTLQNKSVKPKLEITDGKISENRLSFDVYRTEGVDVYGSWVIGIELYDNKNNTIIEYTQEDLATMDKESILNYYVSKIKPGKHSLIVPLGAKAKLNLDNEVLSSLSKGTYTLKITDISGAYWEHQVKK, from the coding sequence ATGAAGAATGTAAGTTTAAAAAATGATGCAGGGCTTCTGGCACTCGCATTAAGATTAGTAGTAGGTTGGACCTATTTTTCGGCATTTTGGAGAAGAACCGTATTAGCCGATAAGCTTGACCCTGAAGTAGCGGGTTATATTGGTGAAAAATTTAATGCCTTTTTACCCAACGCCTTGGGTATAAAACCCATCATACAATACTTGGTGGAAAATCTAGATGCACTTTGGATTAATATGGTGATTTTTACGGTTGTTGAAGGTATTGTCGGTTTGTTTATTATGTTCGGTTTGTTTACCAGAATAATGAGCATTGGTGTTTTTGGCTTGGCTATGGGGATCCTTTTAGGCTCTGGTTGGATTGGCACAACTTGCCTTGACGAATGGCAAATAGGAATTCTAGGAATCGCCACAGGTTTTGTTTTATTCTTAACAGGTAGTGGGAAATACTCCCTCGACAATTATCTGATAAAAAACAATTTTGCAATTACCAAAAAGAAATGGTTTGCTTGGCTGGGTTCAGGTATTTTGCCAATAAAAGAAAGGGTTTTTCCAAAAGTTGTTTTAATAGGTTCTCTATTTATTTTAGGAGTGACTTTAATGACAAACCAAGTATTTCACAGCGGTGTATGGGGAACACTCCAAAATAAATCGGTAAAGCCAAAATTGGAAATTACAGATGGAAAAATCAGCGAAAACAGATTAAGTTTTGATGTTTATAGGACGGAAGGCGTGGATGTTTATGGTTCTTGGGTGATAGGAATTGAATTGTATGACAACAAAAACAACACAATTATTGAATATACCCAAGAAGATTTAGCTACCATGGATAAAGAGAGTATCTTAAACTATTATGTTTCTAAAATAAAACCAGGTAAGCACAGTTTAATTGTTCCATTAGGGGCAAAAGCAAAGCTAAATTTGGATAATGAAGTTTTATCAAGTTTGTCTAAAGGGACATATACGCTTAAAATCACAGACATTAGTGGGGCTTATTGGGAACATCAAGTTAAAAAATAA